The Engraulis encrasicolus isolate BLACKSEA-1 chromosome 11, IST_EnEncr_1.0, whole genome shotgun sequence nucleotide sequence AAAGGAggactctgagacacacacactctctctctctctctctctctctctctctctctctctctctctctctctctctctctctctctcgctctctctctctctcacacacacacacacacatacacacacacacatactctctctctctcactcacacattacGTGTTTGTGTCATAATACGTGTTTGTAGGTAGCTACATCACCACAATCGGGGTGGATTTTAAGATCCGGACGGTTGAGATCAACGGGGAGAAGGTGAAGCTTCAGATCTGGGACACCGCGGGGCAGGAGCGCTTCCGCACCATCACCTCCACGTGAGTAGTACTTACTAGCTCCAGTCCGCACACACTTAAATGCACGCAGGATATTGGCAACCATTCATCCATGACTGACACATCTCTCTAGCAGATTTGTTCCTTAATGGTCATTTTCCGAGATCTTCAATTACAAAAATGTGCTCCCTGTCCAATCTGAGGAGTTTATCGGTGTCAGCGGTTCTGAAGTTACATGTCCGGCTTGTTTTCGTACATCAAATGTTCTGTCTGGTTTGGGTTAATTGATTGAGTTGACTTTTATTTGTCTTGTTTGAGTAGTGTTCATCATTGTGGTTTGTGTGGGTGGCCACTATTACTTGCATCCATGGAGGAGGACGTATAAATGATGACACTCATGTAGCCTGAGGTCAGACACAGATGCAACACATCACCCACAGTGGGTGACCCACTTCAATTTTCCTCCCCAAAGGTCATTTCCTTTTTGCAGGACCTGCCACATGTCATGTCCGCCTTGTTTGGCACATCAGCTTTCAGGTTTGGGCCATGATTAGTTGAGTTGGGTGCATACAGTATGGCAGGCTGACCACTATCAAAGCCTGGAGTTATCTAAGAGGAGGAATAGGATAGAGTTGACTGTTGTTGAATAGTGGTCCTTGACCATACAGATGACTTTGCTGCTTATACTCGTAGCTGTCAATAGTGGTCGTGTTTGTGGATTGTGTGGGTGGCCATTTCTTATGCTGATCAAGGAAGTTAAGATGATGGTACCGGAAATCACACAATTGCTAGCATGTAGCCCTGAGGTAAGTCGCAGCTGCAACAGATGACCCACTTATATTTTCCTACTCGAATGTCACTTCCTGTTAGTAGAACCTGCTGGTAAATTGTGTACCTTTTTATTCTTGCATGTCAAAATAccttcaagtttttttttcactcccaCTGTACTCCACTGTCCTTGTTAAAAACAGCCATGCTCCCCACCACACAGTTCTTCACGGCACGCTTTCAATTAGGAACATGCCATCTCAGCAGACTAGCcgagcactagagagagagagggagagagagagagtgagagagagagagaagatcgaGCTATAGAGAGAGGAGCTGCATCATCCACGCCTCAGTCACACTTCCTTTTTTCAGGTGCTGCCTGTGCACACCACCACCGTCTATCACATCCTTGCTCACTTGTCCTGTGTTAACACTGTGTAGTCAGTGGCTTACAGCAACCGTCACAGAATGCTTGACACTCACAGAAtgcttaacacacacagacacacacacacacactcatgccctgTAGCAGTGATAGCGCGTGTCTcccaaagaaagaaaagaatttCAACTTTGTCGCACGTTGGGCAAGAGCTCTGCTCTGAGCCTCATGTTTAAACCTGACAGAGGAAAATAACTTAAGTTTGACGTTTACTCACAGGGGAGATGAGTGACTGActcgggacgtgtgtgtgtgtgtttgtgcgctttgTAGTGTCATGAATTGCAAGATGTCTCATTTTTGTAGTGTTGTGTTTTTTcttggttttgttttttaattgatgCTCATGTAGATGGAGGGCAGTAAACTTTTGAAGACATTTCCACAACCAAACTATCCATGACTCTCTTAGCCGATTGACAATGCTTGGCTTTGCAAGTGTTTTACAACACACAGATTGCATTACATCACTCCTGTTCCTATGAGTACTATCTGTTGACATACTTGGTTGACAGAGTGGTTGTAAACAAATGTTCAGGTGACTCTTTTTGATGTTCCACCACATTTCTTTTGATGGGAAAAAACTGTGATCCCGCACTCTCcgacattttttttatcacattgGCTATACTTCAGTCTTTCACTGCAGCCAGtgaaaaaagtacatttttatgGGTTGGCGCACTGGTGTTTGGCCGGGGTTGGAGGGCTGcagggagtggagtggtgtgtgttggTCGGGTCAGGTTGGACTCAGAACAGGGCTGACAGACAGACCCAGGCGTTGttgttgctgctactgctggctGCTGTTTGTTGATGAGAGCTGATGGTAAGCTGCAGCCGTGTGGCGTGGTGTCTCATTAGGGGTAAGTGAATTTCAGACTGCCTCGGCTCAGCTGCTCTCTGCTGCAAACTTGGGCCTTGTATGAGATGAGAACCGAGGTACCagcctgaaaaaaataataagtAAGGAAtacggttagtgtgtgtgtgcgtgtgtgtgtgtgtgtgtggcatccctGAGGTCTCCCATTCCTCTCTGTCAAGTTGATGCAATGAAGAAAATCACAGTCCCTGCTGACATTCCAGTGTGCATTTCTCCATTGCCATGTGGGCTTCACTATCACTATCAGGTGCCATAGTGAAGCGCTAGCTTCCTCAATATCAAAATGTCAAAGCTGCTGTTTGAGAAGATTTGAATTTGTTGGCGGTAGTGGGCTCTTGAAAAGAAGGTTATCATctgctttccattttttttccaacTATGGCCTTTTCAGAGATCTTCCATTAAAAAGGATCCCCAATGGGGGATTGTCAGAAGCGGAGACATTTGAGATATGTTTAGTCGCATGACGCAAGTGTAGACACACTGCCAATCGATCGGTTAGTCAGAAACTGGTCTGCTTTGTGGAGGGTCTGCATTCGAGGTAGATCTAAtgactttgtattttttttaaaacatgccAATGGGGGATGTTAGAAAATTGAGAAGTGTACCTGTCAGAAATTAGCTGTTTTCAGTTGCGTGGAGCAGCTCTATGCGTCGCTAATGTCAGCCATTTGGTCAGTTAGAAAATGCTTGCCTTTTGAAGGGCTTGCACACCATTGTAGGTCTAATTAGATGTTTCTGTTTGTGAAAATCAACAAacccaatttaaaaaaaaatctaaataaatcCATAGAAATTCCATATGTCCAGAGCTGACAGGTGTACCTGTGTGGGATActctgttttcagttttttttaatgCCATACTTGTGGCAGTGATTTCGAGAGGTGTTACCTGTGTGCCCTAACAGTGAGGTCCGTCCTGACCTCTCTGACCGCCGCCACCGCTGCCAGCTTTACAGTGAAGCCACCGGGGCAGCAGAAGGCACACCGGGTCACCTCAGCACGGCCTACTTCCTGTCAAAGTCAGACAACGGTtgcctagctgctgctgctgctgctgctgctcaggaaCTGATGTGGCTTTGGGTcatgctctgcacacacacataacacacacattcacagagccatgtatgcatacacacacacactgagagctgtgtatgcacacagacacacacattcacagagttgtgtatgcacacacacacacacacacacacacacacacacacacacacacacacacgctcagagaaAGGCTCACAAAACCACTTCCTCTCGCAGAAAAGCTAGTCTGGAGCTCAGACACAAAGCTCAAAAAGTCAGACAACATCAGCCGTCTGCTCACTCACTCCATTTCCCTTTCCTCTCGCAGATACTACAGGGGCACGCACGGGGTGATCGTGGTGTATGACGTGACCAGCGCCGAGTCGTTCGTCAACGTCAAGCGGTGGCTCCACGAAATCAATCAGAACTGTGATGATGTCTGTCGAATATTAGGTACGTGCTCCTCGTGTCACTGCTGTTGATGTCATTCTCATAAGCCATGGGTGATGCCGTTTCCACATGAAGGGTGTATGCTGTATTGTTAGTGGTTATTACAATGATACAGTACAGTCATTGGGTTATTATGATAAGATATTCTCATGCACATCCCCTATTGGTCTGCACTTTTTACATTCTCTTGGGCTTTGTGCAATATCACTTGACTCTGTGTAAGTCGGGATGGGTTGGGGATGTTAGAATTGGTATCATGGGATTTTGGATGAATGTGAGTTAGTTTTTATGTCTtgcatgtttacatgtttgtctCTTCTTTCTtggaaatatactgtatgttttactTCAAATGTTCCTTTCAAAAGAGTCTGTTAAGGATCAtcttatctcatctcatcccaaAAATATCTAGTGGGCAACAAGAACGACGACCCCAACTCCAAAGTGGTGGAGACAGCCGACGCGCAGAAGTTTGCCGAGCAGATGGACATTAGGCTATTCGAGACCAGTGCCAAGGAGAACATCAACGTAGAGGATGTAAGTACAACTCTTTCTCCAGCTTTAAGCACAATGTATTTTATTTTGCCTGGCAAGTTGGTCTAACGCCACACACCATAGGGGAAACATCATTTATGGTCCACCAAATCTGTCCTCACGTTTGTCAGAATCTGTGCCTTCCCTGTTATATGCAGTTAAGGATTTAGGCTTGTTTGAATGTCCAACTCTTAGGGTTCGACAGCTTTCCCAGTGTTGTGATGCCAGGCTGTACTTATGATGTTGTGCCATGTAGGGCTGTACGATTATGGAAATAATGATCACAATTATTTGGATAAAAATtaaaatcacgattattaatcacgattattaactGAATTTTGTGCAGAATGTTATTAAAAATGAAGTGAAATGAATTATAActaaaaatgtataatataagGTATAAACAAATTAAAatttaattgtaataataatgtaaaaggcaataggATGAAGCTTAAGTGGGCctacagatttctggccagaaatgccagcctgtcaacatgttctggcttcaaggatgcccGAAGGCAGGTTATATTGCCCCCAGTACAATCATGATTTATCGCCACGGCCACGATTTTTAATAGCTGCGGCCAAAATCGTGATTTTCTATTAATTTTGATGAATTGAGCAGCCCTAGTGCCAAGCTTGCCAGGCTATCTAAGTGCCATTGGTGGGCATGAAGGAGCTGGTAGAGAAGGTCATACCCTGCTGGTGGTGCCCTCTGTCCTTCTCAGTTGGCAGGGAGGTAAGCGGAtagctgcagtgcagtgctgctgtAGTATGGCACCTATTGCATAAGGTCTTAATACAAACAAAGGGTGTAGTCTACAGTGTAAGCCAGGACACTTACATGCCACAGAATTGATTGCACACGAAACGACTCATTCAATCCAAAAGCtggagatttttttctttttgtggtgaaaatgacAGTCAATTGGACCAAGGCTTCTAAAAAGATTCGGTTTAAAATACTGTATCCTGAACAACCAAACTAATAGAAATGCATTGATGGGTAGCTCAATTAAATATTGGTGAGGGAGCCTGAACTGGATCCATTTTGATTTGTTTACTGATGCGATATTGGACCACACCACAGCCTGTGTGCTGCATACAGAAGGAACTTTTTTTCTGACTGGTGCAGACCAACAAAAAATTGAACCCCTGGCGCAAAAAGAGCTCTTAGTCTAAGTAGAGGACAGAATTATTTGATATCGAGGAGCTATACAGATATATAGGAGCTGTGAGAAGTGAATGGAGTTATATgcatagtgtagtgcagtggttgtttttttcttgtatgcACCCTGCCAGCAGGGAGATGAACTCCTTCAGAATGTGACAGCCTAATGGGCTAATGTTGCAGGGTTTCACTGGTGTGCAGACTGCAGATGAAAGGCTTTCAGTGTTTGTCAGCACATGACAGCCTGACAGCATGACAAGTCATTTTCGTTTGATTTTAATGGACAAACAAACCTAACTCGACTTTtcttgcttttctgtgtgtgtgtgtttgtgtgtgtgtgtgtgtgtgtgtgtgtgtgtgtgtgtgtgtgtgtgtgtgtgtgtgtgtgtgtgtgtgtgtgtgtgtgtgtgtgtgtaatgatggcGGCGGCACATCGTTCAGATGTTTAACTGCATCACAGAGCTGGTGCTGAGGGCCCGGAAGGAGTCCGTCGctaagcagcagcaacagcagcagagtgAAGTGGTTAAACTCAGCAAGAACAGCAAACGCAAGAAAAAGTGCTGCTGACAGACTGGACTCTAATCATACTCTTatttcacatatacacacatgcatacacccacatgtacacatgcacgcacatacatacacacacacacacacacacacaccacaaaaaacaaCAGTGATGATGCAGCCACCATTGaactgacagagagggagagagaccccTGCGAGTGCAAAACCTGACGCCAACACCCAGAGATGGACTTTACACCCCAGGTCAAAAAAGATGAGAAATTTATCTATTTAGAGATttaatggaaaaaaatgaaaaaaagagaagagaaacatgGACTTTTGGGATCTTAAGGACATGTACAAACTTCAAGTGTACAGTTTTTAATCAGGACGGAAAGCAAGCGGAACAGCTCCTAGTCTCCAGGGAGCCCGCGCACCGCACCAACCGTCAAATTTTTatggagatgaaaaaaaaattatatatattttttctgttCTTGCATTTGCATTCAAcatccacccccccaaccccatccctcACACAATACTGTGCCACCTTTACTCCCCAGTGTTGAGGAGAGTGGGAAACCTCTGGCTTcaggctcttttttttttttcttcagacgtCCCTTGAAATGCAAATTTTCTTCTTAGTGGTCTGTGATTCGTGTCAATGATTTTGAAGTGGACTGAACAGAAACAAAAAATGAAGACAACAGtagctttttaaaaaaaggaaaaagaaaatgaattggAATTCTTATCAGCGAAAATGGACTCAACAAAGCTGCCAACATATGAAAATCTGCCATTATACCACTTCATGGTTAATGTCTATTATTGGACCCACCCCCAGTCATGTTGCTAGTTTTGTCCCCTCCTGTGTTTCGTGATTTTTACACATTAAATTAAGACAAACTCCTACCACATGGCTGTCATGGACCAGTCTCACTCCAGCCCCCTCCTTCTTTTCCGTAATTCTCCCTGCCAATCTCTGAGAGAACGTTATGCCTTTTTTGttctatctttttcttttttgtaaatttgtatttttttactAACAAACTACACCACTGTAAAAAAGGAAACAAGCAATCAAAACAAATATgcttaatgtaaaaaaaagaaagaaaaaagtgtaATGGCCCTAAGCTTGTCTTTCGGGCTCACTTGCCACAGAGTCGGACCTGTGAACCTGAGTAGAATAGCGCCAGAACTTTTAACTGTTAATAATCCAGGACACTGGAACCTGCGCATTATGAGGAGTGCTATAGCAACAGCGGACCCCCTTTCTTAGTGTTCTTCGCATGGGTTCTTGTAGGAGCAGAGCCGTAGAGCCGTGGTTCTCTGTGGTAATTGCGTTAGCGGTTGATGACGAGTGAGTTGGAGTTTTGGGTTCTGCATATGTGTGGCTGACAATGGTGTCACTCTAGACATGCGTTTCAGAAGATATGTGTGTTCAGATGACTGAAGGGGGAATCATTGTCCCTTTTTTGGGCCATCCGTAACAACTTGTAAGCCTTTTAAGCCCAATTCACACAAGACCTTTCATTGGAGACGTACATGGACTGAgaaattacacacacaaatatgcttgCATTTAGTCGCACATGAATTGGATGCGTCGGCAGTTGGACCTGGATGCCATGTCTCGTTTCACTCCAAGGCTCCAAAAGTCTGTAAAAGCTGAGTCACCCCCAAAAAACACCAGCACTTATTCTGGGAGAGATCACTGTGACTCCATCAGTATACAGAGGGTTGGCTTGCTTGTTTTGGGACCAGAGGGTATTCTGCAAAATGTGGATTATGTGACAAACCTGGTTAATTTGACTCTGGAGTTCTCATAAATCTGACAGATTAACATTTGTTGTGTTTCAGAGAGGGAAATTTTGCGTTCTGCTGGTAACGGCCTTAGAACTACCTTTGGGACAACTAAATCAAGTTTGTCACTTAACCTGCATTTTGCCTTGTACTCTCAGCCCTATGGTTTCACAGGCTCTGACTGCACTGTGTATAGTCTTAACAGTTGCCATAGGCATGGGAAGTATTCAAAGTTCAGCTGTGTGGGTCTTCAACAGCATCATCAAGTTTATTTAGCGGGCAGCTTGACTGGCAGCCTGACTGGCCAATGGTATGTGCCAATATCGGAGAAGCGAAAACAAGACAGACAACGCAGCACCCAAATAATTTGTAAAAAAAGAAGCTCCTCCATCCAAATAATACTCAAGGAGATGatgttgaataaataaaaaatgacaaatcTGAGCAGTGAGTAGTTAAAACCAGCacagttgtttaaaaaaaaaaaaaaaacctgctgcgaAGGGAAGCATGTTATTAGCTTGACAACTCAAATGTCGGTGTGTGGGGCTGAACAAAGCCAAGGAGGTTGACTAAACAATTTAAAGACTTCCTGAGTCTTGGGATGACTAGAGTGATCCTACAGTTTTAATGTTCACTGTTCAGACTGCCATCCTCAAAAACCTCGGAAAAGATGATGGCCCAATAGAAAGGCCATTTACAAAAAAGATATAACATACAAAAGAGCCTCATCCTCTTTTATATTTGCTGTGTGTGCATATCAATGTTAACACGccgtgtgcacatgcatatgcaaaaagcaacacatatacaaacacgcatgtgtgtatataGACACCAATATATGCGtctattttgtgtgtttttatatgcGTTTTATGTACTGGTCTGGTGTACACTGGAAAAGATGAGATTTGTTGCCACTCAAGTCATTGTTTGCCCCATCATGAATCTAACCAATAATAAACATTTTAAGAGAATGGATTTATGTtggattttttctttcttttaatatTTTGTATGAGGAATTATGGATGCATTTCAGAATTTCATACCAACCGGCAGCCACAAGAGGGTGCTATACCACCTTCCAGATATTATTGGATTCCATGGCCCTCACGAAATCATCCAGTTTCTGTCGGCATCAGAATCAATGCTGGGCTGCTAAATTCTATTTTTGTGATGTACTGCACATGTTGCTGTTTTTCTTTGTCAAGTGTGAAAAGTTTGCATCGGTTTCTGCACAGTATGGATAGAACAGACCCCATTTGCAGGCAATTACCTGACGTGGTTGGGACATAaccaaacaggaaaaaaaacaggaattcATTCTTAGATACTGGTTACACGTACAGGGATATaaaattcatatttttttaatttacttGTAAACACGACGCgtcatgatttatttatttatttattttttaaacctcaagtaggctacattttagtcgcttaatgggatattttttaatcCGGAGTTTTGAAATTCgcattctaaaactctgcttACAGCtaaacaagaggccaaaaccAGTGCGTTTTCAAATACCCATTCCAcctacgtgtaaacagcttcttctCCACAGTATGAAGTGGATATGCCATCAATGACTAAACAACACTGGGTGTACAGTGGACTGCCTTGATGTTTGCATGCTGTTTTGGTCATGTGGTACATGTGAGAGGGCCTATCGTATTTGCTCGTACAGTTGGGTAATGATAATTATGGTGCAATATATTAATCATGTCTTCTCTCATCTCAGTGTCCCCATTTGTTTGGTCCTGCTGTTGCAGTAACCTGGGGGTCATGCACTCCAGCTCTGCCATCTGTCGCCATGGCTCCCCTCTCAGCTCCTCTTACATTCATTTTCAAACGTGGGAATCAATTAGGAGTTTAGAACGGCTCCCTTTATCCTCAGAGAAATCTTTTTATTTCCCTATATTTTATTTCCGCCCTCGGATAATACAAACTTGATCAAGTTTCATCACATCACAAGGAGCCAGACATTGAAAAAACTAAATTATAAAGCTTAAGTTTGTCCAAGCTTTCTTTGAGTCAACAGACCTTCCTCCATCATGCATGACATAGTgtaaaaatacttttttgcaGGTGTGCCACACAAAATCTTGGGCCATATGGAAATTTGTACAGTAATCAAAGATATTATTGTAATCATTGACCTCAAATggtcccctgtcagtgctgtgccCGTACAATCATCCTAACATCCCTGCTCCCCTGACTGTGCCACTGCTTTGTAGCCGAGACATGAGTCACTTCTTAGAGATTTCACGAGGAGTGAGTCTCTACGAGCAGTTCTTACCTGCCCTGGTTTCAAATGTCTTCCTATGATGGGAAGTGGGAATTCACTGCGGCAAAATATCACATTTGATGGTTTCTCATTTCCCCTATTCAACTTGTTAAAAATGTGCGTCATACACAGCTTTTGCAAGAAGACGATCCAAAGAGGAATTGGAGAGGCTTGTCATGGGGAACTCGGCGGTGCTTTTGTGTTTCTTTAAGGCCCCCTAGATGACATGCA carries:
- the LOC134458588 gene encoding ras-related protein Rab-35, which gives rise to MARDYDYLFKLLIIGDSGVGKSSLLLRFADNTFSGSYITTIGVDFKIRTVEINGEKVKLQIWDTAGQERFRTITSTYYRGTHGVIVVYDVTSAESFVNVKRWLHEINQNCDDVCRILVGNKNDDPNSKVVETADAQKFAEQMDIRLFETSAKENINVEDMFNCITELVLRARKESVAKQQQQQQSEVVKLSKNSKRKKKCC